The Verrucomicrobiia bacterium genome contains a region encoding:
- a CDS encoding FAD-dependent monooxygenase has product MKSLTIIGGGLAGVTLGIGLRQRDVPVTIWEAGRYPRRRVCGEFVSGRGQQVLERLGLLDLFQKAGAIQAGMAAFFLGNSSSAPRAVSPPALCLSRLTMDALLAGHFQSGCQGLLRQNARWTGNTSQEGLVWAAGRRAQPIENGWRWFGLKAHARNVRLLADLEMHGQDHSYVGLCRLPGGETNVCGLFRRAAGSDGPSPSWQDALRGPPGSLLHERMAGALFDEGSFCSVAGLPLRPARATGRPECRIGDALTMIPPVTGNGMSMAFEAAGLAIEPLCAYSRAELSWSEARQALARACDNAFAKRLAWAKVLQWLMFCPVFKGRLGRAALNSDCLWRFLFSRTR; this is encoded by the coding sequence ATGAAGTCACTCACCATCATTGGTGGAGGGCTGGCCGGCGTGACCCTTGGCATCGGCCTGCGCCAACGGGACGTTCCGGTCACCATCTGGGAAGCAGGCCGCTATCCACGACGTAGAGTTTGCGGCGAATTCGTCAGTGGCCGCGGCCAACAAGTCCTCGAACGCCTTGGTTTGCTCGATTTATTCCAAAAAGCAGGCGCGATTCAGGCCGGCATGGCCGCCTTCTTCCTGGGAAACTCAAGCTCTGCGCCCCGCGCGGTGAGTCCTCCGGCTTTGTGCTTGTCGCGTCTGACCATGGACGCCTTGCTGGCTGGGCACTTTCAAAGCGGTTGCCAGGGCCTGCTGCGCCAAAACGCGCGATGGACCGGGAACACTTCCCAGGAGGGCCTGGTTTGGGCTGCGGGGCGCCGCGCCCAGCCGATCGAAAACGGATGGCGCTGGTTCGGGTTGAAAGCTCACGCCCGAAATGTCCGGTTGCTGGCAGACCTCGAAATGCATGGCCAGGACCACTCTTACGTCGGGTTATGCCGCTTGCCAGGTGGAGAAACCAATGTTTGCGGCCTGTTTCGACGAGCTGCCGGTTCGGATGGACCATCTCCAAGCTGGCAGGATGCCCTGCGTGGGCCGCCTGGCAGCCTGTTGCATGAGCGAATGGCTGGAGCCCTTTTCGACGAAGGCTCCTTCTGCTCGGTGGCAGGGCTCCCTTTGCGCCCTGCCCGTGCCACTGGCCGCCCTGAGTGCCGAATCGGCGACGCCCTGACCATGATCCCGCCTGTCACCGGCAATGGCATGTCCATGGCCTTCGAGGCAGCGGGCCTGGCCATCGAGCCGCTTTGCGCCTACAGCCGCGCGGAACTTTCCTGGTCAGAAGCCAGGCAGGCCCTCGCCCGTGCTTGTGATAACGCCTTCGCCAAACGCCTTGCATGGGCTAAAGTGCTTCAATGGCTCATGTTCTGCCCCGTATTCAAGGGAAGACTTGGCCGCGCGGCCCTCAATTCGGATTGCCTCTGGCGGTTCCTCTTTTCCAG